The Quercus lobata isolate SW786 chromosome 4, ValleyOak3.0 Primary Assembly, whole genome shotgun sequence genome segment GGACAACGGCCTCCAATTTGACAGCAAAGTCTTTAGAGAATACTGTAATGAGCTGGGAATTATCAACCAATACTCCACACCGGCCTACCCACAGGGTAATGGACAGGCGGAGGCCATCAACAAAACCATAGTGAATGGactgaagaagaggttggacgacGCGAAAGGGAGGTGGGTTGAAGAGCTAGCCCACGTCTTGTGGACATACCACACCACGCCTCGCAGGTCCACGGGGGAAACCCCCTTCTCATTgacctatggagccgaggcTGTCATCCCACTGGAGATAAACTTCCCAACCCAGAGGACTTCTGCCTTCGACCCCATTGCTAATAACAGCCTTCTGGAAAAAAACCTGGATCTCCtcgaagaaaaaagggaaagtgcAATGGTTCACCTAGCACACTATCAGCAAAAGCTCAAACAGGGCTATGACGCCAAGGTGAAGTCAAGGCCCTTGACGCCCGGGGATCTAGTGCTGAGGAAAGTCCTGGGCACCGCGAGGAACCCTGCATGGGGAAAGCTTGGACCAAACTGGGAGGGCCCATACCGTATCACCTCCGTAGCCGGCATTGGAGCatactttttggaagatttAGATGAACATGTAGTACCAcgtccatggaatgtaaataacctgaaaagatactgttattaatgaaagacacCATATTTGACGTCGAGCTACTATACAGCTACTTGggataagtgttaaacagaacccaaatcctgcatggctcctcggaccacagacttgggggaaattaacctcgcaacgATTCTCagtaagtgttaaacagaacccaagtcctgcatggctcctcggaccacagacttgggggaaattaacctcacAACGACtttcaataagtgttaaacagaacccaagtcctgcatgcctcctcggaccacagacttgggggaaattaacctcacAACGACTctcaataagtgttaaacagaacccaagtcttgcatggctcctcggaccacagacttgggggaaattaacctcgcaatGACTctcaataagtgttaaacagaacccaagtcctgcatggctcttcggaccacagacttgggggaaattaacctcgcaacgattctcactaagtgttaaacagaacccaagtcctgcatggctcctcggaccacagacttgggggaaattaacctcgcaatGACTTTCAATaagcgttaaacagaacccaagtcctgcatggctcctcggaccacagacttgggagaaattaacctcgcaatgattctcactaagtgttaaacagaacccaagtcctgcatggctcctcggaccacagacttgggggaaattaacctcgcaacgactttcaataagtgttaaacagaactcaagttCTGCATTGCTcatcggaccacagacttgggggaaattaacctcgcaacgattctcactaagtgttaaacagaacccaagtcctacatggctcctcggaacACAGACTCGGGGGAAGTTAGCCTCTTAGCGATTCTGTTTAAATTATTGACCATCATTCTTTACACATTCATTCATTCACGATTGGTTTTCAACAGTTAATGGCAGAATAAACATCCATTTATGATAAAAACAGAAGAGAAAGTAAAACAACAAGAATAAAAGGAAACGACATCATTCATTGAAATCCCCAAAAGCGATCCTTTTACAACCCTTAAACagaacaaaatatgaaaagtcTAAACAAGGAAAATCCTACACTACTTTCCTAAATCTGATCCCTGAGCAGGCCCGGGCTAGCCGTTTGCTGGCTGTGGCCCCGAAACAGTCTCCTTAGCCTGTGCAACAACCTCCCTGATTGAAAGACTGTCCTCGGGCAACTTGTCCTTCACGGCCGGCTGCGCATCCTCAGTTTCAGGCATAGCAGAGTCCGAGGATAAAGCCTTCCTTAGGAGAGGCTCTTCAGTCACGACCTCGTCGGGGATCTCACGAACTTCCTCAGGAAAAAAGATATTCTCAGCTTTCTTGAGATTGGAATCCGCTGGGACTGCCGCCCGATCCAAAGCTACACCCCAAGACAGGGTAATGTATTCCCTGCATACAGTAGCCACCTCCTCGGCCAGCCTGACCTCGGTATCCTTGACCCCGCGCTCATAAAAGGTTGCCACTGCCTTCTCGGCCGCCTCCTTGGCCAAGCGGGCCTCCCCCTTAACCTTTGTAAGCTCGGCCTTGAGATCTGAAACCGCCTGCTTCTCTGTCCTAAGATTTTCCTCGAACTGGCGGAGCTGTAGGCGCATATCATTAGCCTGCTTAGTGGCATTTTTTAGGCCGGCTTCCGCGCTGTCCCGCCCCTTCTTTGCCTCCTTTACTTCATGGCTCAGGCTATCGTTTTCCTTCTTGAGGTCACCAATAGCCCTCTCGGCAATGCGGCGGGACTGAGCCTCATTATGAAGGTCCTCACGTGCCTTTTTGGCCCACTCCTCAGCAACGAAGATTTGCTGAGTGACCTGCgccagaaaaataaaagcttaatCAAAGAGAATGGTGAATAAATGGATGCGTAATAAGAGAACGAGATAGTAAAAGTTTTCGCTTACCATTGCCATGTCCCTCTTCAGCGACATGAAGAGTTCTGGTTACTAGGTATCTCGGAGCCCCTTCATGTCGCGAGGCAAAAGAAGAGGCTGCTGCAGGGCCTCAGCCAAGAACGACGCCTCCCGTCGTTGGGATTCCCACAAGGTTGCATCCCAGGAAATTGGAGCGCCGTCCAGTTCGAGCTGCGGCTACCATATTCGTTGTTCCCTCCAAATAGCTGCTTCGTCTCGGCTATCAATGGACTTGGTCCTCTTCTCTTTGGGCTCCTTGGTCTCTTTGCCCTTCTTCTGAGGTTTGGCTTTTTCTTGGccaacctcaccctcctccaACTCCCCCACAGGCCTTTTTCGCCTTAAATTGGGCATAGGCTGCAGCGCCACATCCGATgtgggaggaggaggaagaggagccTTAGAGGTCAGCTGCTCCTTTGGGGCATCCTTGGAAGACTGCCCTTTGTTCCTATTGGCAAGGAGGCCCCTGAGGCCAGACCTTTGTCTCAggtccattccttcttcttcttcaaactCTTGGCTGGTACCAACTTGTGCGGTTACTAAACCCAAGTCAGGGGCTGCCGAGGCGCGGTCCAGATCTGAATCAG includes the following:
- the LOC115984483 gene encoding protein casc4-like, whose translation is MAMVTQQIFVAEEWAKKAREDLHNEAQSRRIAERAIGDLKKENDSLSHEVKEAKKGRDSAEAGLKNATKQANDMRLQLRQFEENLRTEKQAVSDLKAELTKVKGEARLAKEAAEKAVATFYERGVKDTEVRLAEEVATVCREYITLSWGVALDRAAVPADSNLKKAENIFFPEEVREIPDEVVTEEPLLRKALSSDSAMPETEDAQPAVKDKLPEDSLSIREVVAQAKETVSGPQPANG